The DNA region AGTCACTGAATAGAGATGGACAAGGCCTGCCCATTTGGGAATCCAACCAGAGATCATGCTGGTTCTGCACATGGATGGATGGGGGAGGACAGAGCATACCCTCTTCCCCACACAGCAGTCAGAGACCCTTTCCCCCAGCTCTCCACCGTATTCTGAGAAAAAACAAATTCCCAATTGTGACCTCCACAGCCACGAAACTGTGTGTCATCCCCGTTATCTGCCCCAAGCCTCAACAGATCTACCTCATCCCCATCACAAAGCCTGTATAGCACCTGACTGGAGCACTCTTCCCCTGGTGGTCCTGGCTATTCAAGACCTGGATTGAGTCACCTGAAGTACTCTAGCTGACTGTCCATTCCACTCCTGTCAACGTGAAGGCAGCACAGGTTCCTGTTTACCTAGTACTGATCTGAAAAGCAGCCCCATTAGGCCTCTGGGGCCAGGCCTGCCTCCCGGGTGCCTAGTGCTCGTTCTGCTGACTGGGAGCACTCCCCTGAATCCTACTCTCAAGAGGAAAAGCCTTGCCCACAAGGACAACATAGTGGTGGTGAGGAAACTTGCTCTTCCATCTCAGGGAACAAGCAGGTATAATCTCAGCCAGGACACTAAAAGTTAAAAGACTACTGATGACAAGAACCCTACCACCaccagacagacacacagagatacacacacacatgcacgcgcaCAAAGTCCAAAGCAACGAACCCAGCTAATGACAGCAGGTCCCATATCCAAGCTGCTCTTAAATAGGCAAATAGGGGCCAGCTAGACCTTCCCTAGGGTCTCCTTGGGTAGCCTGTGATGCCAGCAGGAGCCAACTCTCTCCCAGCTGCAGGTCAACCGAGCAGTGGGACCAAGGAGAGAAGGCAAGGTAGGACAGAGGAATTCTACTCAGGAATGACAGAGGAACAGGTTACTACTGGCTGTAGCCACACTGGTGATCTATGTTCCCATTGCCACCCACCTCAGGACCCCACAGTCTCACTCCAGAGCCTAGGGAAAGGAGCCCAGACATGGTCCTTTGGAGGCACTGGGCtggctcctccccttccttccccaccaGCTTGGCCTATTCTTACCTCCACAGGAATAAGGGTCACCCAAACCTTTAAAAAGTCCAACAACTTCCTCCCCCCTAATCCTAGCTGAGGTCCTGTCCCCAAGCACATCCAGATGGGTTCCAGAGGCAAAGAGAAACAACCTGTTCCCTCAAACCTTCTTCCCCAAACTACCTGGGGACTAGCCTGATTTTCCTATTGAGTAAACTGGGGCTTGGAGCAGTGTCCCACCCTAGGCCACTCGGCTCTCCTGGACTTCCCTCCTCCAAGGGCTGACACCAGAGTGAAgctgctgagacaggaggccCCATTGATGTGGCCTGCACAGGAGCCAAGCCCAGGGAGGGGCCGATCTGGCTCTCCAGCTATCAAGTAACGGGAGGGAGAGGGAAGTAGGACAAGTTccagctggggtggggaggaaatAAGCCTGGGCCCCGGGGGAGCCCTGGACCCTGAGCCAGCTCTAGCCTGAGAGGAAAGCCACAGAGGAAGAACCCAAGAAGGGACGGACatgagaggagagaggagacgCAAGGAGCACAGCCTCCCACTCACAGGGCAGAACACAGTCAGCGCCATCAGCCAGGATTTGCCAGTGCTGAGTAGCGAGCACTCCCCATAGACCTTGTCCAAACAACACCAAGCCTTGAACTCAAGGCCAGGGCCCTCATGCCCTTCCAGGGAGAGAATGATCACGTCAGCAGGCCAGAAAGGCCTATGGACCATTGTCTGTACAGGGATCCTGACCCCTGGGTCTTGAATGGGCAGCTAGGGGCCCATGAGGCCCTGACAACTGCCCACAAACTCCAACCAAATGGGCACTTTTCTTAAGGGAGGGTCTGGAGCTTTTGGCAGACTTTCAAAAAGGCTCAGACTCCCAAAAGAGAGGACTACTATACTACAGCAAGAAAAGACACATAAGGACAGAGGGTCATGGGAGGAGACCAGAGACAGACAAGTATGAAGTGACACACAAGACAGAGATGGAGGAGAGAAACTAGGGCAGGAAGGGCTGGGAAAGATGGTAACAGGAGGCCACCATGCAGTCACCCAATGCCATCTACAGAATTAGAGTGGCACTGAGTCCTCAATGCAGCAGGCTCACAGGGCATAATGCAACCCAGGGTAGCCTGTCAGAATGGCAGGCAGTGCCCCCTCTTCGGCCAGGGTTCACCTTACCACTGCCACCCTCCAGCTCCATCTTCAGGTATTCCCACCTGGGAGACAGGATGGACGAGATAGGCCAGCAAAGGGGCAGATGAGAGGACAAGACAACAAGGAAGGATAAGGACAGAGACTGCTAGAGGCAGGAACATGGGACTGTCTACACTGATTATTTTCAGTCTGTGGCCCCACAGTAAGACACTAAGGGCCAGGGACCCCAACACGGCCCAAGTACAGGTACGAGTCGGCAAGTGTCAGTTCTCATTGGGTCCTCCAGGAGGATTCCTGGAATATCAAGAACCATGTGGCTTTAGGTCAGATCTCTGGTTGGTAAATGCACAAATCAAGCCCCCACAGGGAAGGCAGAGACCCCTCCCCTCAGCGTCTTCCCCACAGATGAGTATGTCCTTTGTGCTGTAGCTGCCTAAACCTACGGGGTCCCCAGAAGTCCGTGTCCAAATCCACTCATTGCCACAGCGCTAGGCATTCAACAAACAAAAGTGCTATCAAGTTCCTCCACAGAAGGCTCAACTAGCCTTACCTTGGTGCGCCCATTGATGACGTAGCTGCCCAGCCGCCCAGCACAGTGGCGGATTACAGCATCCACATGGGACATCAGGGCACCGATGCTCCGACAGCCCGGCTCATGGCCTTCCACCCAGGCAATCTGGTCCCCACGAATGCTGCGCGGTGGGATTGCCCGCTGGCTCACTAGCTGCCCATCACGCAGGCGCCCACCCCACTTCAGGGCCTCCACCTCAGCCAGCACACGGCCTCCCAGTGTTGCCCCCAAGAAATTGTCCTTGACGCAGATGCCATAGTACCGCATGCAAGGCACAATGTAGTCCAGGGCCAGGCGTTCAGGTGTGGAGGGCAGGGCTTCTTCCCTCATCCTAGCATTTGTCTCACGGCTGCCATTGCCActgccactgccactgccacAACCCCTGACATCCTCCTCCTTTGCCTCCTGGTTCTCTTGCCTGGCCCAGGGCCGCTTGCCTGGTGAAGGGGCATCCCCACCATCCTCTGCCCATTTCCGTTTTGGGGCCTCAGGTCGGGCTCCCTGGGCTGCCAGTCGCTGGCACTCCTTGGTGACCAGCGCCGCAGCACCTTCACTCTGTAGCGGCCACAGCTCACCACCATCATGTCCACCAAAGCCCTCCTGCAAGGGACTGGCAGTGGTGGAGGTGGCTGTGGCTCTGGAGGTCCCACTCCCTGCCGAGGCCTCAACAGGCGCTCCTGGACGGTGGTAAGAGGGTAGCAGAGAACAGGGCAGGTAACTCTCTACCCCCATCCTGACTGGGCTGGGCTCCAAGGGCTCTGACACAGACCCCGGCAACTGAGGGAGAGCCTGACTCAGGGGCTGCGGCTGGCACGGGCTGTCCATGGCAGCAATGTCTTCATCTCCCGGGCATGGAGGGCACGGCCCAGGCCCATGGTGCCAccctcctccgcctcctcctcctccacttgaTGCAGATGGGGGCCCCTGGGCCTGGTGTGGGGCAGGGTGAGGCAGGGCAGGCAGCAGAGGCTCCTCTTGTGCCCTGGGGGTGCTCGCTGGTCCCCAAGTCCACTGTTGTCCCTAGAGGCTTGGGAAGGGACACGTCAGGGTGgctggagagaaagggagaaaaaaagggagGTGAGACGAGTTAGAGGCAGGTAGGTTGGGGAAGGGGTGGAAATGCTGAGGGCATTAATGAAGATGCCAGGAGACTTGGCTACAGAGACCCCCCACAATCTGAGGTCAAGTTGGGGAAAAGAACAGTGAGAGGCGAGAGAGTCTGTGTAGATGACCCAGAGAGGACAGCAGCGGGAGGTTTGGGGGAGGAAGAGCATCCACAAtcagagaagagggaggggaccCGGGATAGAATAGGAATGGTGGAGGGGGGAGTAGAAGCCTGGAAGCTTCAGAGACACAAAAATGTGGGGTCTACGGAAACAGAATAGGGGAGCTGGATAAACTCAAGAGTTCAGGGGATCAACAGGCAAAAAAATGAGGGAGTCCGGAGGCAGAAAAACAGACCGGAGGGAAACTGGGAAGGAAGGCCCAAGACGACCAGACAGAACAAGGTGGTGGGGTCGACCTGCGCCCAAGAGGAAGCCTGCTGGGGGCGGACACACACCCAGACGGAAGGGAGGTCCTGAGACAGGACGAAGGGAGCCTCAAGGAGGGTCCACACAGCGACAGTCGCAAGGACAGAGAAGAATGTCTGTACTCGGGTACAGACAGGACAAGGAAAAAGAGTCCTGCTCCCAAGCCCCTTGGGTGCAAGCGCTGAGGCCCTTCGGGGAGCAGTGGGTGACGAAAGCAGGGCCTAGAAGTCACTCGGACCCCGtacccctccccttcccccaccccgtACGCATtccccgccgccccccccccacaacgGCCGGCACCCAACGTGCCCGGCGCGCGtttcctcccccacccaccctccccctccccaggtcGCCGGGGCTCGCCACCGCGTGTCCGGCGCGCGTCCCCACACCAAGCCCCGCGCGCGCCGACGCCCCGACTCCGGCTCCGgctccttctcctttcctctccgTTCCTCTCCGGAGACCTCCTCACCGAGCTTTTTCCTCCGACCCCGGCGCCGCCGTTTGTGCCAGCCGCCCAGCGCCGCACAGCGCGCCATACCCCGCCCCCACCACCCGCGACGCTCCGCCCCCGTCTCGCCCGGTAGGCACGTGACCGCGCCCCGGCGAAAGAGACGGTGCGTGCGCAGGCGCAAGCTCCGCGGGGCAATGCGAAAAAATCCAGAACACCCCTCTCCAGAAAGTAAAAGTGGGCCGGTCGCCGACGCCAGACTCATTTGCATTCTCCGCCTCGCCCCTTTCTCCTGGGAGGAGTAACAGTCTGAGGGGAGGGATGAGGGAGGGGGCATTTCTGTGCTTGTTAAAACCAGAGTCATGGGCGGGGCatgcaaatgaaattatttacatGGCAGGGCCCACCCCTCCCAGCTGAGATACTGCGGGAAAAGGAGCAGCTGGGTTGGTCAGCGACTTGCACATAACTCACTTACATAGGCAGATACCTCCTTCTCACAGCCTAAGAATGGGGATACTGAGAAATGGCTGTGCAGCTAGTTGGAAAATGCATGTAAATTTGCAAGTCACTTTTTATATCGGAGGGGGAAAGTGCGGGACGTCCTTAAGTAGACTAAAACAGATGTGCAAAATGTATATTTCCATGACCCGCTGCGCCCTGCCCTCTCGGAACACTTGTGAAAGTCGGAATAAAGAAATCTGGGAAAGCTATGCAGAGGAGACATTGGTACAACCAAGCCcatcttttttataatattgGGCCACACCTCCCGGGAGGAGTACTCAGATAAGGTTATTTGAATGCTCCACCCCCCTCCGCCAGCGCCCTGGCAGAGCAACTGGGGAGCTCAGGCAGGGGGCCAGGGGGGGCAAGGGAGGCTGGATAAAGCTGACTAGGTGGGAGAGCAGCTGGCACTGTCCTCAGAGGGCTACACCTTTCTTTGGCAGGCCACAAGACGGTGTCAATGATTCATCTggaccgggggggggggggggggggggggggggggggatacacACCCATATCAAGTATGCTTATGAGTCAGGGTTGCACAAAGGTCCACGGTCCTCAGATACACACACACGGTGTATAAGAGAAACTAAATTCACACCAAAACACACTCAAGACTTCATGTGGCAAGGAACAGAACAGTGAGTCACTGCCTCCAACTTTCAGGCCTCGAGCATTCATATATAAAACCAGGCACACACCCAGGGTGCACTCATAGGCCCCAATTCCCCTACCTTGGCCTTGGTTTCTCAAACTTCACCTATATAATCACCAAAGATACAGAATACTCACAAGCAACAGTGTCACACATTCCAAAGACGCTGTCCTCCACACAGGACTCACTCACACATCACAATCACAGCAACATTAGTGTTACACACGTGATGCTCAAGCACTATCACAAAGTATGCCATGACAAACTCCCTCCACAAGGAACATCTAAGCCATGGTGCAAGCAGTGTATCCCACACCATGTCCAACCCAGAGACATGGCTCCCAAAATCACAACCCAAAATTCTTCCAACAAGACCTCTTCCCAACATCCCAAAATGACAGAGGCCAAGACACAGGTGTAAACAATGCTTTATGGGGGTAGGATGGGGATGGGACAGGCCTCCAGGTAATAAATAACACGTACTCGCAACAGCAGGGCCAGGCAGGAAGTTGGGGCCAAATGGCCCTGGTCTCAGGCTTTGGGAGCTCTTGGGGTATGGTtaggggctggggggtggggggcagaggtTAGCCAAGACAGAGGAAGCAGCAGCAGGTATGGGTTCCCCCTTCCCCCGTGGCTCAGTCTTGCCCCAAAGCCAGGCCCCACCAGGCCAGGGAAGGAGGACAGGTGGCGGGGCAGCttctccagggctggggcagtTGGGGCACGGCCTCCTGGGGCCTGGGTCTAGGCCCCAGCCGGAAGGGCAGGGCTGGTCCTGGAGAACAGGTGAGCTGTAAGAGAAGGGTGTGATGATCTAGAGAGGCCCTGGGTCTCTCCAGCTTGTGTCTCTCTCATTCCTGGATATCTTCCTGACTTCCCACCTGTATCTGGTGGCCCATACCACTCCCCCACCAAGGGTGTCTTTCTCCTCTGCAGGTCAttctgagttctctctctctgaagaCACCTGtacctccttgttttttttcatcaGAAAGCTGTAACGGGACATTTCAGTGTCTAAATATCATGTCCCTATTTCTGTATTTGTATCCCCTTAACATCCCTGATCATCCTGGCTTTAGGCCTCATTCTAATGTTTCCAAAACTAAGAGACATATTAGATTAGTGGGTTTTGCTTTGGCTGTTCATAACATTACCTAGCAGCTTCTAGAAATTCTGAAATTACTTCAGAATCTCTGGGGTAAGGCCTGGGAATCGGTATCTTTTAAAGCTCTCCAGATGATTCCAATATCAGCACTGCATGTAAGGGGGAATTAATTTGGTAGgactttactattttttattcaaatagaaataaagtagaaaacatAGGAGTACATCATATGAAGTAAGAATACTGATCAATAGGAACAGAAAGCAGAttgtggttgccaggggctaaAGGAATGGGGAATGACTGCTTAACGGGTGTGCAGTTTCCTTTCAGGATAATGAACATGTTCTGCAACTAGACAAGAGGAGGTGGTTGCTCAACCTTGTGAATGTACTGAATGCCAATGAACTGTACACTTTGAAATGCCTAAATTTATGTTATGTGGGTTTAacctcaactaaaaaaaatactgatagcAGGCAAACATGAGCTGGAGTTTTATATGTGGGTGTGACTGTATTAGATCAACATATAAAATGGCTGCCAACAAAGTTTGTGAAAGTATTGCTTATTGCATCTGATCCACTGAGAGcaaatcctgaaagaaaatatgCTAAGCCCCAAGGTGAATAATATATTCCCATACACCTCTGCACAGCCCAGACTCCTTAAGaaggataagaagaaaaataaggaacaGCCCTATGataaatagtctttttttttttttttttgagatagggtcttactatgttactaattgcccaggctgctctcaaactcctggactaagtttacagataaggaaactgaggcccaggcaCAGCAGGTAAAGGCCTGGAAGGATAAGATAGCACTGTCCAAAGATCTCATCCTTgtctctcctctctgtctctccctcccccaccctcactCAAATTCCATATTCATTCCATCAGGAAACAAAGTGGTTCTACCTTCAAAGTGGGTTCAAAGGGCTACAAATGGGGCTTAGTgctagagcacttacctagcatgtgtgaggtcctgataCCATCCacataccacaaaaataaaaacaaaaagcagatcCAAAGTCTAACATTTCCCCCAGCCACCCTGGAGATGGAAGGGGGCTGGGCATGAAGTACAAAGGGGAGAATTGGCaagacacacacatacccacagaGATGGGGACAGGACCAAACTCTGCAGGGTACTGCAAGCCTGTCAAGGAGTTTGGATCAAGCATAGAAAATGAAACAAGGCTTTCTGAGAGGGGAGGTGCTCACCAGGGCAAAAGGGAAGGAGTGGTGTTCCAGGCAAAGGGCACAGCATGAAAAAAAGAGtcagagaaacaaaatgaattcaATGTGGCTGAAGCAGctaaggggtggggagaggaacacggtgaggctggggaggctggcagGAGCCATTCCTGCACAGGGTCAAATGCCAGGCTGAGCAGCTTCAGGTGTGTCCAATGGACCCTGGGAGAAATGGGTAGTTTTAAACAGGGAGGAACAGGAAACAAATTGTGTTTCAGAAAGACCCAATGGCTGCATCAAGAGGGGACAAGCTGGGCATGGCGGTCTGTGCCTGTAATCTCactgactgtaatcccagtgattcaggaggctgaggaaggaggatcatgaattcaagtccagcctggggcactcagcaagactctggctcaaagtaaaataaagggttggggatggatatagggatacagcttagtggtagagcacttgcctagaatgcacgaGGTGCTGGGCTCAATCTCGtaaccaaaaagagaaagagaaaaggaggtggGTGGAGACAAGACTGGAGAAGACTAGCAAGGAAAAAGAACCTATCTACTTCTCAACAACCTGTCCACCATCCACTCTTACCTCAGATTAGCAGCAGCCCAGCCCCCTCAATGATGTCTGTGCCCTTCCCTACCTGCAGCCAGAGTGACCCTGTGAATCTATGAATCGGCTCCAGTCCCT from Marmota flaviventris isolate mMarFla1 chromosome 18, mMarFla1.hap1, whole genome shotgun sequence includes:
- the Egln2 gene encoding prolyl hydroxylase EGLN2, which gives rise to MDSPCQPQPLSQALPQLPGSVSEPLEPSPVRMGVESYLPCSLLPSYHRPGAPVEASAGSGTSRATATSTTASPLQEGFGGHDGGELWPLQSEGAAALVTKECQRLAAQGARPEAPKRKWAEDGGDAPSPGKRPWARQENQEAKEEDVRGCGSGSGSGNGSRETNARMREEALPSTPERLALDYIVPCMRYYGICVKDNFLGATLGGRVLAEVEALKWGGRLRDGQLVSQRAIPPRSIRGDQIAWVEGHEPGCRSIGALMSHVDAVIRHCAGRLGSYVINGRTKAMVACYPGNGLGYVRHVDNPHGDGRCITCIYYLNQNWDVKVHGGLLQIFPEGRPVVANIEPLFDRLLIFWSDRRNPHEVKPAYATRYAITVWYFDAKERAAAKDKYQLASGQKGVQVPVSQSTTPT